One Lepisosteus oculatus isolate fLepOcu1 chromosome 13, fLepOcu1.hap2, whole genome shotgun sequence genomic region harbors:
- the LOC138242144 gene encoding uncharacterized protein has translation MTCERPAYLTVQCPYPPLFISSVFSGFGHHCNSQKTSGEDSMFAASILSVTLYTIIVLGLAPGGAVSQPSLSLTVKPGDTVTLQCCVLMRDPGHLAWFKQDTGRAPLCILSTYSNVNGSTIHNGFSINRFKIQKGSSSFNLSILHVELSDAGLYFCGMIPTTHMEFGNATLLQFEANETAAEKPNPGPCDEYGLLTVLALAGVSAVLLITIVVLIYRLNKRRRYYHSTAFSKDTHLGAFFHQCTRESSIYKQNQDTEVLNHAALSFTESSSRPGRKMTEMDRQAMYSQVQYKQCN, from the exons ATGACGTGTGAACGGCCCGCCTATCTTACAGTGCAGTGTCCTTACCCTCCCCTATTTATTTCCAGTGTGTTTTCTGGGTTCGGTCATCACTGTAACAGCCAGAAGACCTCAGGAGAAGACAGCATGTTTGCAGCTTCTATTCTATCTGTCACTCTATACACAATAA TAGTTCTAGGTCTGGCTCCTGGAGGTGCCGTCTCTCAGCCATCTCTCTCACTGACAGTGAAGCCTGGAGACACTGTCACCTTGCAGTGCTGTGTTCTGATGAGAGACCCAGGTCACCTGGCCTGGTTCAAACAGGACACAGGTCGGGCTCCTCTGTGTATACTGTCCACCTACAGCAATGTGAATGGATCAACAATTCATAATGGATTCAGCATAAATCgttttaaaattcagaaggGCAGCAGCAGTTTTAACCTCAGTATCTTGCACGTGGAGCTCTCGGATGCTGGGCTGTATTTCTGTGGAATGATCCCCACCACACATATGGAATTTGGGAATGCAACTCTTCTACAGTTTGAAG CCAATGAAACCGCAGCTGAGAAGCCAAATCCAG GGCCATGTGACGAGTATGGTCTTCTTACAGTCCTGGCTCTGGCTGGCGTGAGTGCCGTGCTCTTGATAACCATCGTTGTCCTTATTTATCGACTGAACAAGAGAAGAAGATATTATCACAGTACAG CTTTCTCCAAAGATACACATCTTGGTGCATTTTTCCATCAGTGCACGAGAGAAAGCTCAATTTACAAACAG aaCCAGGACACAGAAGTGCTGAATCACGCTGCCTTGAGTTTTACTGAGAGTAGTTCTAGGCCTGGGAGGAAGATGACTGAGATGGACAGACAGGCTATGTATTCCCAGGTCCAGTACAAGCAGTGTAATTGA